TACCTTGTAGCTCTTTAGCATAGGTACCCACTTCCATCACATGCTCGTAACCAATGTACACAGGCACAAGCGTAACAGGACGGTTAAGACCGCGCAGCATCGCTTGAATGGTCATTGAAAGCATACCGGTTTTGGCAGGAAGCAGACGACCCGTACGAGAACGACCACCTTCACTGAAGTACTCAACGGAATAACCTTTGGTAAATAGCTCAGATAAGTATTCACGAAATACCGTTGAGTACAGGCGATCGCCACGGAAGCTACGACGAATAAAGAACGCACCACCACGGCGGAAAATCGGACCTGCTGGGAAGAAGTTTAAGTTAATACCAGCGGCAATGTGCGGTGGTACTAAACCTTCGTTGTATAGCACGTAAGAAAGCAATAAGTAGTCCATGTGACTACGGTGACAAGGCACATACACAATCTCATGACCATCTTGTGCTAAACGACGCACGCGTTGTGCCCCTTTGATGTTTAAGCCTTGGTAGAGTTTATTCCATAGCCAGCCAAGGAAACGTTCACCGTTTTTGATCAATGGGTATGAGAAATCCGCAGCAATTTCTTCCATCATACCAATGGCTTCTTTGCGTACTTTCTCGACTGGCACTTGGCGGCTGATCGCTTCTTCTTGTACGACTTTATCGATCGCTTTTGATTCAAGTAGGCGCTTGAACAGCTGTTGGCGATCAGGTAAACGAGGACCTGATGCCGCAATCTGCTGGCGAGAGAAATGGATCTTAGCCACACGTGCTAATTTCTGCGCGATAGCATCATCAGTACCGTGATGATCGGCCATGTAACGTAGTGATACAGGCGTGCTTAAACGAACTAAACAGTCACGACCATGGCTGAGAATTGCCCAGAACTTTGCCGGGCCATTAAGTGGACGTAATGCGGGTTTGCGCTTGGATTCTTTACCAGGTGCACGTCCCCATAATATAGAAGCAGGAATAAGCTGAACATTTAATTCAGGATCTTGTTTGTGTTGCTCAAGTAACTCAGTAAAGAGTTCGATTGACTCTTGAGGCAGCGCACTCGTTGAGCCAAAAACACTTGGACCTTCAGCAACAAAGACAAAACGTGGAAAGCTTTGACCGTTAATTTCTAGCTTAGATAGCGGATCAGGCAAGCCTAGTGCCTTAGCGCTATTGCGTAGCGTTAACAAGTCGGTGTTTGAACAGTACGGTAAGATGTAGACGATAGGTCGTTCTAAATCTAACTCCAAATCCGCCACGGGATCGGAGGGAATAGTTGCGGGTTTAACCAGTATCGAAAGCGGCAACTTTAATAACTGTTGATAAAATTTCTGCCAACGTGACATATTTATAACGAGCCTCAGAATCTTAATGCGCCGCAAGGATAGCAGAAAATGATTGATTTCATGCTGCTAAAATACGGCAGATAACATTTAAATTATCATTATTTATGGTCTTTTATGGTCTATTTTTTGCCAATTCTCGGCGCAAAAAATAATCTGGCACGACCAGTGAGTAAAATCTAATTGATTATGCTCGAATTATTATTTTTTGCGATAGTGTTGGGATAATTTAGTTATGCAAAGTTAAATAGCTTTGAATAACTGATCAAATTGGTGTTTTCGTAAACAATTGCCTTTTAATGTGGCGTAACACTGGATATACTCACAGTGAACTGTATAAAAAGACAGGTGACTCATGAAGCCGTTGACATTACGCCAACAACAAGTCTTTGATTTGATCAAAGCGAAGATAGATGAAACTGGTATGCCACCAACACGTGCGGAAATTGCACGTGAATTAGGTTTTCGCTCAGCGAATGCGGCAGAAGAACATTTAAAAGCGTTAGCACGTAAAGAAGTATTGGAAATCATTCCGGGGGCTTCACGTGGTATTCGCCTATTGGTAACAGAGGAAGAGCCAGAAGAGCAAGGGCTACCATTGATTGGTCGTGTTGCTGCTGGTGAACCGATTTTAGCGCAAGAGCATGTTGAAGCGCATTACGAAGTCGATCCTATGTTATTTAAACCTCGTGCTGACTTTTTACTGCGTGTAAATGGCATGAGTATGAAGAATATCGGTATTATGGATGGCGATTTATTGGCTGTGCATAAAACCCAAGATGTGCATAACGGTCAAGTTGTGGTTGCTCGTGTTGACGACGACGTGACAGTTAAGCGTCTTGATAAAAAAGGCTCTAAAGTCTTGCTCCATGCGGAAAACGAAGAGTTTTCACCGATTGAAGTTGATTTAGAACACCAAAGCTTAACCATTGAAGGTATTGCCGTTGGCGTGATCCGCAACGCCGATTGGATGTGATGGTTTAAGAACGACGGATTGAGTGAAATAGAAAAGCGTGGCGAAAGCTGCGCTTTTTTATTATCTAAAAACCGCGAAGGTAATTTTGCAAATCTAACTGATAACTATTATCATCTATTTAACCGTGAGGAGAGGATGATAATGACGAAAGTAGATCGCTATGTAATTCCTTCAGATTTGCTTCAGCCACTTTGGTATCGCAGTCGTGAAAGTCTTGCTGATGATGGATTAATTTATGATCCAGTCGCGGCGGCGGCTTGTCGTCAGTGTTATCTCGTGCCCGATTGCGTCAATCAAGATGTTCCTCAGCGCCAATTATTACATGCGACACTGACTCTACAATGTGATCATCAGGTCAGGGATTTTCTCACTCGTCATCCTCAAGGGTTAATCGTCAATGTTGGCGCAGGACTCGATACCCGATTTTACCGCCTTGATAACGGACGTTGCCGTTGGTTTGAGTTAGATACCGATGAAAACCTATTGTGGCGAGAAAAGCTATTTCATCGCAGCGATCGCTACACGTTAAAAACCGGTTCAGTATTAGAGCTGGACTGGTTGAAGCGACTGCCTAAAATGACGCATACCTCAATGATGTTATTGTGCGATCAAGCATTATTAAGCTGTGATTCACAACAATTAGCGACATTTTTGCAAAAGATAGGCTGTAGTTTTAGCAATATCGAGATCTGTGTGGTTGTGGCTGGTGATCTCTGTCATAGCCCACTTGCAAAAAAAATGGGGTGCAGTAAATATCAACATGGCTACCGTTATCCTGCTCAGCAAGTGTTAAATTGGTTACCTTGGGCTGAATTAGTTCACTGCTACAGCCCATTAGATCGTGCTTGCCCACGGTGGCGAGCTTGGCAACGTTGGATCGCAAAGATGCCGAGTATGAAATATCGCTTAACTCCAGTGTTGGTCCATTTGAAATTATAAAAATTTCAAAAAACGATTGCTATTTCCTTTTGTTATCCATTTATAAGCTAACTCATTAATATTAGTAATGCGAATATTGATGGGGTTGTTTGTTTCTATATTTCAATATCTTATCTACTTTGTTGTTAGTTTCTTTCTGATTTTTATTCTTTGCGTTATTCATAAATCCTGCCTACGTTAAATATATCGAGACATTTTTATGTGTTGGTATGTGCTATTTAAAAATGCTTCAAATTATAAAAGCAAAGTCATTAGTGGTGATGATAAAAAATAAGATCTGTTGAAGCATCAGAGCCACATAGAAATCGTTCATTTTGTATATTTGAATGACAGGGGAGGTCAAGGTGATGATTCGTTCATTGATCGCAGGAAGTGCGGGTGTATTTTTCTCACTGCCAGTGATGGCAGAAACCTTGCAATTGAACATGACGCCAGGCGTGACTGCGGTAAGTCAGGATGTATATGGTCTTCATATGACCATTCTTTACATTTGTATCGCTATTGGTGTGGTGGTGTTCGGTGCGATGTTTTGGGCGATTTTCCATCATCGAAAATCCAAAGGGGCGAAACCAGCCTCGTTTCATGAAAGTACTAAAGTCGAAATTATCTGGACGGTGATCCCTTTTATCATTCTCATTGCGATGGCAGTACCTGCGACCAAGACCTTAATCGCAATGGAAGATACCTCTAAATCTGATGTCACCATTTTGGTTACTGGCTCGCAATGGAAATGGCATTACAGCTATTTCGATCAAGATGTTGAATATTATTCCCACCTTGCGACTAGCGCCGAGCAGATCAGCAATCAGCGTCAAAAACGCGATAACTACTTACTTGAGGTGGATTATCCGTTAGTCCTTCCTGTTGGGCAAAAAGTTCGCTTTCTTATTACTTCACAAGACGTGATTCACTCATGGTGGGTTCCTGCATTCGCCGTGAAAAAAGATGCCAATCCCGGCTTTATTAATGAAGCATGGACACGGATAGATAAACCCGGCATTTATCGTGGTCAATGTGCCGAGTTGTGCGGAAAAGATCATGGCTTTATGCCGATTGTGGTGATTGCCAAACCGCAAGCAGAATACGAGGAATGGCTACAACAAATCAAGATCACCCAGCGTAAGGCTAAGGAAGAAGAGCAGCGACTACTGGATATGGAAATGACCATGGATGAGCTAATGACCTTAGGAGAGAAAACCTATGTTGCCCGATGTGCAATGTGTCACCAAGCTAATGGTCAAGGTCTTCCTGGGGCATTTCCAGCGCTCGCCAGTGAAGGCGTCTCGGTCGATCCAAAGCGTAAACTTGAACATATCAGTGTGGTAGTGCACGGCAAAAATGGTACCGCAATGCAAGCGTTTGGACCTCAGCTAAGTTTGAAGGAGTTAGCTGCTGTTATCACTTACGAGCGTAACGCGTGGGGTAATGATACTGGTGAAGTGATTCAAGCTGCAGAAGTGCAAGCAATTAAAAATGGCCAGCAATTATAAGGAGTATGAGCATGACGGATATGTCGCGACAAGAAGCCGAAGTAGCTGCTGGACACATAGATACGGAGCAGGATCATCATGAGCATCAACCTGCAAAGGGGTTAAAGCGCTGGCTGTTTACCACTAACCATAAAGACATTGGCACACTTTATCTATTGTTCAGTTTAACCATGTTCTTTGTTGGTGGCGCAATGGCGATGGTGATCCGCGCGGAGTTATTCCAGCCTGGATTACAGCTCGTTGAGCCTAACTTCTTTAATCAAATGACAACTGTACATGGTTTGATCATGGTGTTTGGGGCGGTGATGCCAGCCTTTACTGGGCTTGCAAACTGGATGATCCCAATGATGATTGGGGCACCTGATATGGCACTGCCAAGGATGAATAACTGGAGTTTTTGGATCTTACCATTCGCGTTTTCTTTGCTATTAGCATCTCTTTTTATGGAAGGGGGCGGTCCTAACTTTGGTTGGACTTTCTATGCACCGCTTTCAACCACTTACAGTCCAGCCAGTACAGGCTTGTTCGTATTTGCCATTCACATTATGGGGATAAGCTCCATCATGGGAGCGATTAACGTGGTTGTGACCATTGTAAATATGCGTGCACCGGGCATGACATATATGAAAATGCCACTGTTTGTTTGGACATGGTTGATCACAGCATTTTTATTAATTGCGGTGATGCCAGTGCTTGCAGGGGCAGTAACCATGGTACTGACCGATAAATACTTTGGTACCAGCTTTTTTGATGCTGCTGGTGGTGGTGATCCGGTGATGTTCCAGCATATTTTCTGGTTCTTTGGTCACCCTGAAGTGTACATCATGATTTTGCCGAGTTTCGGTATTATTTCGGCTATTATCCCTGCGTTTTCGCGTAAGAAACTCTTTGGTTATAGCTCGATGGTGTATGCCACTGCTTCCATTGCTGGGCTTAGCTTTTTGGTTTGGGCGCACCATATGTTTACCACTGGTATGCCAGTAGCTGCTGAGCTATTTTTCATGTATTGCACCATGTTGATCTCGGTGCCCACAGGGGTAAAAGTCTTTAACTGGGTCGCTACTATGTGGCGGGGTTCGTTGACCTTTGAAGTGCCAATGTTATTTGCGCTGGCCTTTATTGTCTTGTTCACCATTGGTGGTTTTTCAGGATTGATGCTGGCGATCACACCAGCGGATTTCCAATATCACGACACCTATTTTGTGGTAGCACACTTCCATTATGTACTGGTATCGGGGGCGATTTTCTCGATTATGGCAGCAGCCTATTACTGGTTACCTAAATGGACAGGGCATATGTTCGATGAGCGCCTAGCCAAATGGCATTTTTGGTGCTCACTGATTTCGGTCAACATTCTTTTCTTCCCAATGCACTTCTTAGGGCTGGCAGGTATGCCTCGCCGTATTCCTGATTATGCACTGCAATTTGCTGATATTAATGCAGTGGTCAGTATTGGTGGGTTCTTATTTGGCGCATCCCAACTTATTTTCTTAGCAGTACTGTTCAAGTGTATTCGAGGTGGTGAGAAAGCGGCAGCGAAACCTTGGGAAGGGGCTGAAGGGCTAGAATGGACTGTACCGTCACCTGCGCCATACCATACCTTCTCGACACCACCCAAGATAGATCCTTAGGAGGCACTATGAGTGAGCCGAAAAAGCGTCGGTCATTATTAGGACTCATCTTTGCATCAATAGGCATGTTTGGCTTTGCATTTGCATTAGTGCCTCTTTATGACGTGTTTTGCGATATCACTGGGATCAACGGAAAAACAGCGACGACACCAACAGAAACCAGTGATCGGGTTGATACCAGTCGAGAAGTCACAGTGGAATTTGTCGCTTATATTAATCCGGGTGTGAAATGGCAATTTACCCCGCAGGTAAAGCAAATCACGGTGCACCCTGGTGAGACGAAAATCATCAAATACGATGCGAAAAACTTAACTAAAGTCGCCACTATCGGGCAAGCTGTGCCTTCTGTAACACCGGGTGTAGCGGCGAAGTACTTCAATAAAATCGAATGTTTTTGTTTTAACCATCAGCCTTTAGAGGGTGGTGAAAATGCAGAATTGCCGTTGGTGTTCTATATCGATCCTGACTTGCCGAAAGAGATAGAAACACTGACGTTAGCTTACACCCTATTTAACGTTGCCATGGATAACCCAACGGCTGAGCAACACAGTGAGGTGGATAATGTCAAAGCCCTATAGTGAAACCGATAACTTACCGCCAACAACGAAATATTATGTGCCTGATGAAAGTGCATGGCCCATCGTGGGGGCGATCGCCTTATTTCTTATAGCCCTAGGTGCTGGCGCGACGGTCGGGGATCTGTTTGGCGGTCAAGGTCCTTGGATTTTACTGGCAGGTGTGGGACTCATTTTATTGATGCTAGTGGGTTGGTTCCGTGATGTGATTCGAGAGTCTATGGGCGGACTATATAGTGCGCAGATGGATCGCTCGTTTCGCCAAGGAATGAGCTGGTTTATTTTCTCTGAGGTGATGTTCTTCGCGGCTTTCTTTGGCGCGTTATTTTATGCCCGAATGATTGCGGTGCCATGGCTCGGTGGTGCAAGTAATAATGCTATGACTAATGCGGTGTTATGGCCTGACTTTGTCGCCATGTAGTCATTAATTAAAACCCCTGATGGTACGGAAACCCAAGCTATGGGGCCGATTGGTTTGCCGCTGTATAACACCATTTTACTGCTCACATCATCGGTTACTCTGCACTTTGCTCATACCGCATTAGAGCAAAATAATCGTTCTCGATTGAAGTTGCTACTATTGCTCACGGTATTGTTGGGCGTGGTGTTTGTGTACTTACAGGGAGTGGAATATGTCCATGCTTATGAAGACATGAACTTGCGTTTAGATGCGGGGATTTACGGTAACACTTTCTTTATGTTGACGGGTTTTCATGGTGTTCACGTCACCTTAGGAGCGATCATCTTATTTATCGTTTGGTGTCGTATTTTAAAAGGACATTTTACTCCTAAACATCATTTTGCATTTCAAGCAGGCGCTTGGTACTGGCACTTTGTTGATGTGGTCTGGCTAGGGCTATTTATCTTCGTTTATATCATTTAATGCAAGTTAATACGGACGAGGGTTAGGGGTAATAACACCCGTTAATAGGGCTATGACAATCAGAATAAAAGCAAGTACAGAGAGTCCGATACGCCAACCTAAATAGTGGGACATAGGACGAGAAGACTGACCTTTTAACATGACAGGGAGAGCCTTAAACAGGCTAATGATGATCACCAGCAATAAGCCAATGAGTAGTATTTTTATCAACATAAAACATCCTTTTAAGGTGGGTTTGATAAAAGATTAAACGCTTATTTAAGGATAGCGGTTTCAACCAATAAGGATGGAGGAAAATCAATGCAAAAAATAGCTTTTGTTGTTTTTACCTTCGTCATTGTCGCTATGTTGGGAAAATTAGGTTTTTGGCAATTAAGCCGAGGCGCTGAAAAACTCAAATTACAGCAACAGGTAGAAGAAACCGCTGAAAGTACGGCTATTTCTGATCTCACGTTATTACCCACAGCACCACTATGGCACAGGGTGTCATTGGTTGGTGTGTTTGATAATAGCCGCCCTATTTTATTGGATAACCAACTTAATAATGGTCGAGTCGGTTACCACCTCTACTTACCTTTTAGAACCCAAGAACGCTGGTTATTAGTCAACCTTGGGTGGCTTGCTGCACCTCCGTATCGCGAAATGTTACCAGTGATCCCTGACGTTCATGGGGAGCAAACCATTACTGGCATCATTGCTCCTGCCTCATCATTGTTAACACTCAAGCAAGAGGTCGCACCAACACAGTGGTCACTGCGAGTACAAAATATTGAGTTAACCGAGCTAGCAACAGTATTAGATCGCAATTTACCGACTTGGGTAATTCAGATCTCAGCAACAAACCCCGTTGCACTTAAGCAAAATTGGCAACCAGTGGTGATGAAAGCAGATAAGCATTATGGCTATGCCATGCAATGGTTTGTGATGGCATTTGCGGTACTTGGGATGGCGGGATGGTGGTTATTAAGGGAGAGCGACTAATGAAAAAATATCAGGTATTGGTGTTATTAGGCGTGATGTTTCTACTGCCTATAGTGCTTGCGAAAGTCATATTAAATCAAAACTGGTACACCGGAGGAGTGACAAATAGAGGGGAGTTGCTAACCCCGCCGATCAGCGCACAGTGGCTAGCAAAACCTGAGACTTGGCAGCTTATTTATTGGTTACCTCAGCAGTGTGATGAAGGATGTGAAGGGGCATTGTTTCATTTACAGCAGATCCCGGTAGCGGTGGGTGCCTATCAAGATCGGGTTAAAAGCGTGTTGTTAGTTGCGCCACAAAATCAGGCTTTACCGACACCGCAATCATTAACAGGCATTGAGCGCTATAACAGTGATGATAGCGAGCTTCATCCATTTGAAAACTCAGAGTATGGCTTTAATGCTGTTTATATTGCCGATCCTCATGGCAATGTGATGATGGCTTATCCATTGGCAACCGAA
The sequence above is a segment of the Photobacterium leiognathi genome. Coding sequences within it:
- the plsB gene encoding glycerol-3-phosphate 1-O-acyltransferase PlsB; protein product: MSRWQKFYQQLLKLPLSILVKPATIPSDPVADLELDLERPIVYILPYCSNTDLLTLRNSAKALGLPDPLSKLEINGQSFPRFVFVAEGPSVFGSTSALPQESIELFTELLEQHKQDPELNVQLIPASILWGRAPGKESKRKPALRPLNGPAKFWAILSHGRDCLVRLSTPVSLRYMADHHGTDDAIAQKLARVAKIHFSRQQIAASGPRLPDRQQLFKRLLESKAIDKVVQEEAISRQVPVEKVRKEAIGMMEEIAADFSYPLIKNGERFLGWLWNKLYQGLNIKGAQRVRRLAQDGHEIVYVPCHRSHMDYLLLSYVLYNEGLVPPHIAAGINLNFFPAGPIFRRGGAFFIRRSFRGDRLYSTVFREYLSELFTKGYSVEYFSEGGRSRTGRLLPAKTGMLSMTIQAMLRGLNRPVTLVPVYIGYEHVMEVGTYAKELQGKRKEKENAGQVLRTLRKLRNLGEGYVNFGEPIPLNQYLNDNVPEWHKEINPIEPQKPTWLNPVVNDLAVKMMTHINDAAATNAMTLCALALLSSRQRALSREVLEQQIECYLELLRNTPYSSECTTPKESAEQMIDHAIAMDKFVVERDTLGDIISLDRQQSILMTYYRNNIIHLFALPSLIAHIVVQQESLTNDEIHEQVELLYPFLKAELFLRFDEEQLNTEIDKIIDELVRQRLLLNDGINISINSARIRSLQLLARTISETLQRYAITLTLLRAEPEMAKDDLEQHSQVLAQRLSRLHGINAPEFFDKGVFSSLVKTLRSEGYLNSECHAVTRPVENLANLLTSLVSPEVSLTIQAVMQPDDDKKEELTAETQA
- the lexA gene encoding transcriptional repressor LexA — its product is MKPLTLRQQQVFDLIKAKIDETGMPPTRAEIARELGFRSANAAEEHLKALARKEVLEIIPGASRGIRLLVTEEEPEEQGLPLIGRVAAGEPILAQEHVEAHYEVDPMLFKPRADFLLRVNGMSMKNIGIMDGDLLAVHKTQDVHNGQVVVARVDDDVTVKRLDKKGSKVLLHAENEEFSPIEVDLEHQSLTIEGIAVGVIRNADWM
- a CDS encoding class I SAM-dependent methyltransferase, with the translated sequence MTKVDRYVIPSDLLQPLWYRSRESLADDGLIYDPVAAAACRQCYLVPDCVNQDVPQRQLLHATLTLQCDHQVRDFLTRHPQGLIVNVGAGLDTRFYRLDNGRCRWFELDTDENLLWREKLFHRSDRYTLKTGSVLELDWLKRLPKMTHTSMMLLCDQALLSCDSQQLATFLQKIGCSFSNIEICVVVAGDLCHSPLAKKMGCSKYQHGYRYPAQQVLNWLPWAELVHCYSPLDRACPRWRAWQRWIAKMPSMKYRLTPVLVHLKL
- the coxB gene encoding cytochrome c oxidase subunit II; protein product: MIRSLIAGSAGVFFSLPVMAETLQLNMTPGVTAVSQDVYGLHMTILYICIAIGVVVFGAMFWAIFHHRKSKGAKPASFHESTKVEIIWTVIPFIILIAMAVPATKTLIAMEDTSKSDVTILVTGSQWKWHYSYFDQDVEYYSHLATSAEQISNQRQKRDNYLLEVDYPLVLPVGQKVRFLITSQDVIHSWWVPAFAVKKDANPGFINEAWTRIDKPGIYRGQCAELCGKDHGFMPIVVIAKPQAEYEEWLQQIKITQRKAKEEEQRLLDMEMTMDELMTLGEKTYVARCAMCHQANGQGLPGAFPALASEGVSVDPKRKLEHISVVVHGKNGTAMQAFGPQLSLKELAAVITYERNAWGNDTGEVIQAAEVQAIKNGQQL
- the ctaD gene encoding cytochrome c oxidase subunit I, which produces MTDMSRQEAEVAAGHIDTEQDHHEHQPAKGLKRWLFTTNHKDIGTLYLLFSLTMFFVGGAMAMVIRAELFQPGLQLVEPNFFNQMTTVHGLIMVFGAVMPAFTGLANWMIPMMIGAPDMALPRMNNWSFWILPFAFSLLLASLFMEGGGPNFGWTFYAPLSTTYSPASTGLFVFAIHIMGISSIMGAINVVVTIVNMRAPGMTYMKMPLFVWTWLITAFLLIAVMPVLAGAVTMVLTDKYFGTSFFDAAGGGDPVMFQHIFWFFGHPEVYIMILPSFGIISAIIPAFSRKKLFGYSSMVYATASIAGLSFLVWAHHMFTTGMPVAAELFFMYCTMLISVPTGVKVFNWVATMWRGSLTFEVPMLFALAFIVLFTIGGFSGLMLAITPADFQYHDTYFVVAHFHYVLVSGAIFSIMAAAYYWLPKWTGHMFDERLAKWHFWCSLISVNILFFPMHFLGLAGMPRRIPDYALQFADINAVVSIGGFLFGASQLIFLAVLFKCIRGGEKAAAKPWEGAEGLEWTVPSPAPYHTFSTPPKIDP
- a CDS encoding cytochrome c oxidase assembly protein; the encoded protein is MSEPKKRRSLLGLIFASIGMFGFAFALVPLYDVFCDITGINGKTATTPTETSDRVDTSREVTVEFVAYINPGVKWQFTPQVKQITVHPGETKIIKYDAKNLTKVATIGQAVPSVTPGVAAKYFNKIECFCFNHQPLEGGENAELPLVFYIDPDLPKEIETLTLAYTLFNVAMDNPTAEQHSEVDNVKAL
- a CDS encoding DUF2909 domain-containing protein, giving the protein MLIKILLIGLLLVIIISLFKALPVMLKGQSSRPMSHYLGWRIGLSVLAFILIVIALLTGVITPNPRPY
- a CDS encoding SURF1 family protein, coding for MQKIAFVVFTFVIVAMLGKLGFWQLSRGAEKLKLQQQVEETAESTAISDLTLLPTAPLWHRVSLVGVFDNSRPILLDNQLNNGRVGYHLYLPFRTQERWLLVNLGWLAAPPYREMLPVIPDVHGEQTITGIIAPASSLLTLKQEVAPTQWSLRVQNIELTELATVLDRNLPTWVIQISATNPVALKQNWQPVVMKADKHYGYAMQWFVMAFAVLGMAGWWLLRESD